A section of the Hippea sp. KM1 genome encodes:
- the hemA gene encoding glutamyl-tRNA reductase codes for MNSIVLIGTNHNTSPQDIRERLAFDNNRLDRYLRELKSIDGVVEVMVISTCNRVEVLYVSEGDVKDRIVDYLSKHSGIEKKELEGYLYVKEGLEAVRHIFRVASSLDSMVVGEPQILGQIKDAYKWSVEFLTSGATINRIMRRAFHAAKVVKANTDISRGAVSVAYAGYLGVSKLIDLEGKRVLSIGSSEMNRLALEYFSKHGADIYALANRTKGNIEDLCEKYNAPAYGLDEIGHILPEVDIVITATSSKEPIIKKCDIPNKNLIILDLALPRDTQKGVEDLENVVVIFIDDLKNVVDETLKERKKQAQIAERIIDDELKAYQEYVESLNYDEVVKQIRLTAERIRKLELYKFQKIYKNKVDDEIIDGVDKLTRSLISKILHQPTMNIKDFLNHPEGDLYVELLRRLFGLSKSKRDVRCFFSENN; via the coding sequence GGCTCGATAGGTATCTAAGGGAGTTGAAATCCATTGATGGGGTTGTTGAGGTGATGGTGATCTCGACCTGCAACAGGGTTGAGGTGTTGTATGTCTCAGAGGGGGATGTAAAGGATAGGATAGTTGACTATCTATCCAAACACTCGGGTATTGAAAAGAAGGAGCTTGAAGGTTATCTCTATGTGAAGGAGGGTTTAGAGGCCGTAAGGCATATATTCAGGGTTGCATCTTCTTTGGATTCTATGGTTGTTGGTGAGCCGCAGATATTGGGTCAGATTAAGGATGCCTATAAGTGGTCTGTTGAGTTTTTGACAAGCGGCGCCACGATAAACCGTATAATGCGCAGGGCCTTTCACGCCGCAAAGGTGGTAAAGGCCAATACCGACATATCCAGGGGTGCCGTTAGTGTTGCCTATGCCGGCTATTTGGGCGTCAGCAAGCTGATTGATTTGGAAGGCAAAAGGGTTTTGAGTATCGGTTCATCAGAGATGAATAGGCTGGCTTTGGAGTATTTCTCAAAACACGGGGCAGACATCTATGCACTTGCCAACAGAACAAAAGGCAATATAGAAGACCTATGCGAAAAGTACAACGCACCCGCTTATGGCCTTGATGAGATTGGACATATACTGCCTGAGGTCGATATTGTCATTACAGCCACATCGTCCAAAGAGCCTATAATCAAAAAGTGTGATATACCCAACAAAAACCTCATAATCTTGGATTTAGCCCTGCCAAGGGATACCCAAAAGGGTGTTGAGGATTTGGAGAATGTCGTTGTGATCTTTATTGACGATTTGAAGAATGTCGTTGATGAGACGCTAAAGGAGCGCAAAAAACAGGCCCAGATTGCAGAAAGGATCATAGATGATGAGCTTAAGGCGTATCAGGAGTATGTGGAATCACTGAATTACGATGAGGTTGTAAAACAGATAAGGCTGACGGCCGAGAGGATAAGGAAGCTTGAGCTGTATAAGTTTCAGAAGATCTATAAGAACAAGGTGGATGATGAGATTATAGACGGTGTGGATAAGCTGACCAGATCGCTAATATCCAAGATCCTCCACCAGCCGACAATGAATATAAAGGATTTCTTGAACCATCCAGAAGGGGATCTGTATGTCGAACTGCTAAGGAGGCTGTTTGGTTTGAGTAAGTCCAAGAGGGATGTAAGATGCTTCTTCTCAGAAAACAACTGA
- the hemC gene encoding hydroxymethylbilane synthase: MLLLRKQLKIGTRGSKLALWQAEFVKKRLADLGFECEIVPIKTGGDKTDKPLYQLGGKGLFVKDIEKALMDKTIDIAVHSLKDMSVFEDERFDFVVLERDYWQDVFVSFKGNFLDIDKGARIGTSSLRRRAELIQYRDDFEFVDLRGNLDTRLKKLKDGEIDAIVVSKSGLKRLGLYDEGYMYDLGFMTPAAGQGVIAVEFLSDFEFRDELKQLEDEKTRICIDSERAFVRQFNAACNYPIGALARFEGDEFFMQITYGFPENLKRIIKYSRRDISPLFVFSDIVEYVKEKVRDYENRG, encoded by the coding sequence ATGCTTCTTCTCAGAAAACAACTGAAGATAGGCACAAGGGGCTCAAAACTCGCCCTATGGCAGGCGGAGTTTGTAAAGAAGCGACTGGCCGATCTGGGTTTTGAGTGTGAGATAGTGCCTATAAAGACAGGCGGCGATAAAACCGATAAACCCCTATACCAGCTTGGCGGAAAGGGTCTGTTTGTTAAGGATATAGAGAAGGCCTTGATGGATAAAACCATAGACATAGCCGTTCACAGCCTAAAGGATATGAGCGTGTTTGAGGATGAACGGTTCGATTTTGTTGTCCTTGAGAGGGATTATTGGCAGGATGTCTTTGTCAGTTTTAAGGGGAATTTCTTGGATATAGATAAGGGTGCAAGGATAGGGACGAGCTCTTTAAGGAGAAGGGCGGAGCTTATTCAATACAGGGATGATTTTGAGTTTGTTGATTTGAGGGGTAATCTGGATACAAGACTGAAAAAGTTAAAAGATGGTGAGATTGATGCCATAGTCGTCTCAAAGAGCGGCTTAAAGAGGCTTGGCTTGTATGATGAGGGTTATATGTATGACCTTGGGTTTATGACACCGGCTGCAGGCCAGGGCGTTATAGCCGTTGAGTTTCTGTCGGATTTTGAGTTTAGGGATGAGCTAAAACAGCTTGAGGATGAAAAAACAAGGATCTGTATAGATTCAGAGAGGGCGTTTGTTAGGCAGTTCAACGCAGCGTGCAACTATCCCATAGGCGCTTTGGCAAGGTTTGAGGGTGATGAGTTTTTTATGCAGATAACCTATGGCTTTCCTGAAAATCTGAAGAGGATTATTAAATACAGCAGGCGGGATATAAGCCCCCTGTTTGTGTTTAGCGATATTGTTGAATATGTTAAAGAGAAGGTAAGGGATTATGAGAATAGGGGTTGA
- a CDS encoding uroporphyrinogen-III synthase: MRIGVDEHLSLRFFPYIDVRVGFEKGLDRRFLLKCKGIDQNEYELFLSHDTDGSDIAITSKVRPFHKARVLFSANREDLVKYTQLYDEVFKIHPVVSMDFRGVDFIMDNSSRWVVFTSKRAVEFFFKRINPRCLCNKNIAAIGEKTALALKEKGFQLDYVPEEFYSSSLIEFLKDKEDVLIITALKYNKAYDELENVKVLPVYENFIPDEIEYFKPEGEFDFGLFSSPSAFWHIKEAFGSYDFAKRIKRIIAIGKTTKSYIESCGFEAEIPAKATIDEMFKYIFKE; encoded by the coding sequence ATGAGAATAGGGGTTGATGAACATTTATCGCTTAGATTTTTTCCGTATATCGATGTTAGGGTTGGTTTTGAAAAGGGGCTGGATAGGCGTTTCCTGTTGAAGTGCAAAGGCATAGATCAAAACGAGTATGAGCTGTTTTTAAGCCACGATACAGACGGCAGCGACATTGCCATAACATCCAAAGTTAGGCCGTTTCATAAGGCAAGGGTGCTGTTTAGTGCAAACAGGGAGGATCTGGTCAAATATACACAGCTTTACGATGAGGTATTCAAGATCCATCCCGTCGTCTCTATGGATTTTAGGGGCGTTGACTTTATAATGGACAACTCGTCCAGGTGGGTTGTGTTTACCAGCAAAAGGGCTGTGGAGTTCTTCTTCAAAAGGATAAACCCCCGATGCTTGTGTAATAAAAACATCGCTGCTATCGGTGAGAAGACGGCATTGGCCTTGAAGGAGAAGGGGTTTCAGCTGGATTATGTGCCTGAGGAGTTTTACAGTTCCTCCTTGATTGAATTTTTGAAGGATAAAGAGGATGTGCTTATTATAACGGCGCTTAAATACAACAAGGCCTATGATGAGCTTGAGAATGTTAAGGTTCTACCGGTCTATGAGAATTTCATACCAGATGAGATTGAATACTTTAAACCCGAAGGGGAGTTTGATTTTGGACTGTTCTCCTCACCTTCTGCCTTCTGGCACATAAAGGAGGCCTTCGGCAGTTACGATTTTGCCAAAAGGATCAAAAGGATTATAGCCATAGGTAAAACCACAAAGTCATACATAGAATCGTGCGGTTTTGAGGCTGAGATACCTGCTAAAGCCACAATTGATGAGATGTTTAAATACATTTTTAAGGAGTAA
- a CDS encoding transketolase: protein MGEFDNLERIARDLRKDILIMLNKAGSGHSGGSLSVLDILVALYFGGIMNYKPEDPQWEDRDRLVLSKGHACPALYAVLAKAGFFDRDLLWTLRKLGSPLQGHPDSKKLKGVEASTGSLGNGISQAVGMALAAKVLKKRYKVFCVMGDGELQEGIVWEAFMAANHYKLSNLVVIIDYNGLQIDGACNQVMNINPLKDKLEAFGFRTYEIGGHVYKNLIDTLTTAKRNVISPTAIIARTVKGYGVSFMANKVEYHGVAPTDEELEKALKELDNGA, encoded by the coding sequence ATGGGAGAGTTTGATAATTTGGAGAGGATTGCCAGGGATTTAAGGAAAGATATCTTGATTATGTTAAACAAGGCAGGCAGCGGCCATTCGGGCGGCTCATTAAGCGTTTTAGACATACTCGTTGCCTTGTATTTTGGCGGCATCATGAATTACAAACCGGAGGACCCCCAATGGGAGGATAGAGACAGGCTCGTTTTGTCCAAGGGCCATGCATGTCCTGCTCTGTATGCCGTTTTGGCAAAAGCCGGGTTCTTCGATAGAGACCTTTTGTGGACATTGAGAAAGTTGGGTTCCCCTCTTCAGGGGCATCCAGACTCAAAGAAACTTAAAGGCGTTGAGGCCTCAACCGGCTCTTTGGGCAACGGCATAAGCCAGGCTGTGGGTATGGCTCTGGCTGCTAAGGTTTTGAAGAAGAGGTATAAGGTTTTCTGTGTGATGGGCGATGGTGAGTTGCAGGAGGGTATTGTCTGGGAGGCCTTCATGGCGGCCAACCATTACAAGCTCTCAAACCTCGTTGTTATAATCGATTACAACGGTTTGCAGATCGACGGAGCCTGTAATCAGGTTATGAACATAAACCCGCTGAAGGATAAGCTTGAGGCTTTTGGTTTTAGGACTTACGAGATAGGCGGCCATGTGTATAAAAACCTGATAGACACCTTGACAACCGCCAAGAGGAATGTCATAAGCCCAACGGCCATTATAGCAAGAACGGTTAAGGGATACGGTGTGTCGTTTATGGCCAATAAGGTGGAATACCACGGCGTTGCACCCACCGATGAGGAGTTAGAAAAAGCATTGAAGGAGCTTGACAATGGAGCTTAA
- a CDS encoding transketolase family protein: MELKATREAYGKALVEIGKMDNRVVVLDADLSGSTKSAEFKKQFPDRFFNLGIAEANMAGVAAGLALSGLKPYASSFAVFITGRAFEIIRQSICYQDLHVVLCGSHSGISVGEDGGSHQSVADIALMRALPNMKVIVPADYSETYQATLATLDMEGPVYIRTSRAKSPVFMQNEPFELGRSKVVREGKTATLFACGMMVHLALEAAEILTKDGIELEVVNVSSIKPLDRETVYNSVKKTGRAFSLEEHSVIGGLGSAIGEFLAEELPVFIHKMGLEDRFGESGSKEDLFCKYGFTKEAIAERIKERLNG; encoded by the coding sequence ATGGAGCTTAAGGCAACAAGGGAGGCCTACGGTAAGGCCCTGGTTGAGATAGGAAAGATGGATAACCGTGTGGTTGTGCTGGATGCTGACTTAAGCGGTTCAACAAAATCGGCAGAGTTTAAGAAGCAATTTCCCGATAGGTTTTTTAATTTGGGCATAGCAGAGGCCAACATGGCCGGTGTTGCCGCAGGCCTTGCACTGTCGGGTCTGAAACCGTATGCTTCAAGCTTTGCCGTCTTTATAACCGGCAGGGCGTTTGAGATCATCAGACAGTCCATATGTTATCAAGACCTCCATGTGGTTTTGTGTGGCTCGCATTCCGGGATTAGCGTGGGTGAGGATGGCGGCTCTCACCAATCCGTTGCCGATATTGCATTGATGAGGGCACTGCCCAACATGAAGGTCATTGTGCCTGCTGATTACAGCGAGACATATCAGGCCACTCTGGCGACTTTGGATATGGAAGGGCCTGTATACATACGCACATCGAGGGCTAAATCGCCTGTATTTATGCAGAATGAGCCGTTTGAGCTTGGCAGGTCTAAGGTTGTAAGAGAGGGTAAGACCGCCACGCTATTTGCCTGCGGCATGATGGTTCATCTGGCGCTTGAGGCTGCAGAGATACTGACAAAAGACGGTATTGAGCTTGAGGTTGTCAATGTTTCCTCTATAAAGCCCCTGGATAGGGAGACTGTCTATAACTCTGTCAAAAAAACCGGAAGGGCATTTAGCCTTGAAGAGCATTCGGTAATAGGCGGTTTGGGTTCTGCTATAGGTGAGTTTTTGGCCGAGGAGTTGCCCGTTTTTATCCATAAGATGGGGCTTGAGGATAGGTTTGGTGAGTCTGGTTCAAAGGAGGATCTATTCTGTAAATACGGCTTTACAAAAGAGGCAATAGCTGAAAGGATAAAAGAAAGGCTCAATGGTTGA
- a CDS encoding cell division ATP-binding protein FtsE, producing MVEFIGVVKSFNKRMVFSNLSFRIASGRINQIILPQSGGKSTIIKMVYGAEKPDSGFVRVFDFNVSDLNYSGILLLRRYLGIIFEDIRLISNMTVKENLSAITRLTKRNLYLSEEIFEMLSIGHLLDKYPHELSISEQSLVNIARGVIYNFPLVIADEPLRYLSEDYRIRVIRLFKYLNEKKGITFLIATLAPIDDDFYTVELEGL from the coding sequence ATGGTTGAGTTCATAGGTGTTGTTAAGAGCTTCAACAAGAGGATGGTTTTTTCCAATCTAAGCTTCAGGATAGCATCGGGCAGGATAAATCAAATTATATTGCCCCAATCCGGTGGTAAAAGCACCATAATCAAGATGGTTTATGGGGCAGAAAAACCCGATAGCGGCTTTGTCAGGGTATTTGATTTTAATGTTTCTGATTTGAACTATTCCGGTATTCTTCTGCTTAGGAGGTATTTGGGTATCATATTTGAGGATATAAGGCTTATCTCGAATATGACCGTTAAGGAGAATCTCTCGGCCATAACGAGGCTTACAAAGAGGAACCTCTATCTATCCGAGGAGATATTCGAGATGCTGTCGATAGGCCATCTTTTGGATAAGTATCCGCATGAGCTTTCCATTAGCGAACAGTCGCTTGTGAATATTGCAAGGGGGGTTATATACAACTTTCCGCTCGTTATAGCCGATGAGCCGTTGAGGTATCTGTCTGAGGATTACAGAATCAGGGTTATACGGCTGTTTAAGTATTTGAACGAAAAGAAGGGGATAACCTTCTTGATAGCGACGCTTGCCCCCATAGATGATGATTTCTATACGGTGGAGCTTGAGGGGTTATGA
- a CDS encoding cell division protein FtsX, whose protein sequence is MRRDNVKIALFFVFVSFVLSMSILMSIFFVMNNYIQQKKSKTPLYLFCSPNSTFKDVKNLVDTIKQKKGVLSVRLITRDDAFKEMVKKFSIDKDLFSTNPFPYSIEVFFQPSYTNKEFFDEFAKSIENPIIEDIRYPKTLLKDIESLHQKLLYFSEAVVGLLYATQFIVFVSLMTIFYSHRKFDYDTLKFFGINRLTILRLFMKETITPAFWGFLFSVVIVALLYFVYGKYGQIPYISKEMLQSSQKSTFALNVVIGFMFILVSSVLVFFVNDEKV, encoded by the coding sequence ATGAGAAGGGATAATGTCAAGATAGCCCTGTTCTTTGTCTTTGTTTCATTTGTTTTGAGTATGAGTATCTTGATGAGCATATTCTTTGTGATGAACAACTATATACAGCAGAAGAAGAGCAAGACCCCGTTGTATCTGTTCTGCTCGCCCAACTCCACATTTAAGGATGTCAAAAACCTTGTCGATACGATAAAGCAAAAAAAGGGGGTTTTGAGCGTTAGGCTTATCACCAGGGATGATGCATTCAAGGAGATGGTGAAGAAGTTTTCGATCGATAAAGACCTGTTCAGCACAAACCCCTTTCCCTATTCGATAGAGGTGTTTTTTCAGCCCTCATACACCAATAAGGAGTTCTTTGACGAGTTTGCCAAATCCATAGAAAATCCCATTATCGAGGATATTAGATACCCCAAGACGCTCCTTAAGGATATAGAGAGCCTGCACCAGAAGCTTCTCTATTTCTCTGAGGCTGTTGTGGGGCTGTTGTATGCAACCCAATTCATTGTATTTGTCTCGCTTATGACCATCTTTTACTCCCACCGCAAATTCGATTACGATACATTGAAGTTCTTTGGCATAAACAGGCTTACCATTCTGAGGCTGTTCATGAAGGAGACGATTACGCCGGCTTTTTGGGGCTTTCTGTTTAGTGTTGTAATCGTTGCCCTGCTTTACTTTGTTTATGGTAAATATGGGCAGATACCCTATATATCAAAGGAGATGCTGCAGAGCTCTCAAAAGAGCACCTTTGCTTTGAATGTGGTCATAGGTTTTATGTTTATACTCGTCTCCTCGGTTTTGGTGTTTTTTGTAAATGATGAAAAGGTTTAG
- a CDS encoding murein hydrolase activator EnvC family protein — protein MKRFSLLIALFVLLPLSCFPVNKKTIEQKLKNIDQTIMKKKSDYDKLRQQYIDLLNKVKSTDSKINDLKIRIKKAKRDLNLLNKKIENLKREIGSVSESLNKQKKELSLELKAYYKYSRISPYYQEGVWFDYMNGFIADYMQKRIKSYLNKNAYLKDRMARLKHYIDSKNAILEKIKKQQADLQKQRNNLKVLIGQADSKKEEYLAQIKQLTQEKENLKNLLKKIIEQEKKRQQQLKRLKHKEAINPKLITKEFKALSGRVAPPVSGKVISTFGRKYDPLFKVYTRNDGIDIKAKKHACVRVIAYGKVGFSGDLPGYGGVVIVNHLNGYYTVYGGVESSLKVGRIVKAHQCIGRLQKNILHFEIRRHSVPLNPLNFLDRRFLK, from the coding sequence ATGAAAAGGTTTAGCCTCTTAATTGCGCTCTTTGTGCTCCTTCCCCTATCCTGCTTTCCCGTTAATAAGAAGACCATAGAGCAGAAGCTGAAGAACATAGACCAGACCATAATGAAGAAAAAGAGCGATTACGATAAGCTCAGGCAGCAATACATAGACCTTCTAAATAAGGTAAAATCCACAGACAGTAAGATCAACGATTTGAAAATCAGGATCAAAAAGGCAAAAAGGGACTTAAATTTGCTAAACAAAAAGATAGAGAATCTAAAAAGGGAGATCGGCTCTGTTTCTGAAAGCCTGAATAAGCAGAAGAAGGAGCTATCCTTGGAACTTAAGGCCTATTATAAATACTCACGCATCAGCCCCTACTATCAGGAGGGTGTCTGGTTTGATTATATGAACGGCTTTATTGCAGACTATATGCAAAAACGGATCAAGAGCTATTTGAACAAGAACGCATACCTTAAGGATAGAATGGCAAGGCTTAAGCATTACATAGACTCCAAGAACGCTATACTGGAAAAGATAAAGAAACAGCAGGCGGATTTGCAAAAACAGCGCAACAACCTGAAGGTGTTAATCGGTCAGGCAGACAGTAAAAAAGAGGAATACCTCGCCCAGATTAAACAGCTGACCCAGGAGAAGGAGAACCTAAAGAACCTGCTTAAAAAGATAATCGAGCAGGAGAAGAAAAGACAACAGCAGCTTAAAAGACTGAAACACAAAGAAGCCATAAACCCAAAACTCATCACCAAGGAATTTAAGGCGCTCTCAGGCAGGGTTGCACCCCCCGTATCGGGTAAGGTTATATCGACCTTTGGAAGGAAGTACGACCCATTGTTTAAGGTTTATACAAGAAACGACGGCATAGACATAAAGGCGAAAAAGCACGCATGCGTTAGGGTTATAGCTTACGGCAAGGTGGGATTTTCTGGCGATCTGCCCGGATACGGCGGAGTGGTTATAGTAAACCACCTAAACGGATACTATACGGTCTATGGGGGTGTTGAGAGCTCCCTAAAGGTAGGCAGGATAGTAAAGGCCCATCAATGTATTGGAAGATTGCAGAAGAATATATTACACTTTGAAATCAGGAGGCATTCGGTGCCGTTGAATCCACTAAATTTCTTAGACAGGAGGTTTTTGAAATGA
- a CDS encoding S41 family peptidase, translated as MKRLLAAFALIVLMANVGFANPTEYEKLKVFAKVMAIIENNYVDKVSQTKLIDDAIKGMVSSLDPHSSYMTKEEYKELKITTTGKFGGLGMVVSMKDGILTVVSPIEDTPAYKAGIKAGDAIIKINGESTLGMTLEQAVKLLRGKPGTKVTITILRKNSKKPFDLTITRAIIHVKSVKFKKYGNIGYIRITQFQSGTTKELKSALDKLKGISGLVIDLRNDPGGLLREAIGVCDVFIKKGVIVSIRGRSKNDVQYFYAHDDKNEPSYPIVVLINAGTASAAEIVSGCLKDHHRAIIMGIRSFGKGSVQSIIPLGDGSALRLTTARYYTPSGKSIQAVGIKPDIVVKQAKIVEEESNSYSLRESDLIHHLNNPQAKKTKKTLDFEKELKNDYQLLRAIELIKAEDLVCKTRQSQ; from the coding sequence ATGAAGAGGCTCTTGGCCGCTTTTGCGTTGATTGTGTTGATGGCTAATGTGGGTTTTGCAAACCCCACCGAGTATGAGAAGCTCAAGGTGTTTGCAAAGGTTATGGCCATAATAGAGAACAACTATGTGGATAAGGTAAGCCAGACCAAATTGATAGATGATGCCATAAAGGGCATGGTTAGCTCGCTTGATCCGCACTCCTCCTATATGACGAAGGAGGAATACAAGGAGCTTAAGATAACCACGACGGGTAAATTTGGCGGCCTCGGCATGGTTGTTAGCATGAAGGACGGCATTCTAACCGTTGTGTCGCCGATTGAGGATACGCCGGCTTATAAGGCTGGTATAAAGGCCGGCGATGCCATCATAAAGATAAACGGCGAAAGCACGCTCGGTATGACGCTTGAGCAGGCTGTAAAGCTTTTGAGGGGCAAGCCCGGCACAAAGGTCACGATAACGATTCTGAGGAAGAACTCGAAAAAACCGTTCGATCTGACCATCACGAGGGCCATTATCCATGTCAAGAGCGTAAAGTTTAAAAAATACGGCAATATAGGCTATATCAGGATTACGCAGTTCCAGAGCGGGACAACCAAGGAGCTTAAGAGTGCTTTGGATAAGCTAAAAGGTATAAGCGGCCTTGTTATAGACCTAAGAAACGATCCGGGCGGTCTTTTGAGGGAGGCCATAGGTGTTTGCGATGTCTTCATCAAGAAGGGCGTTATCGTTTCGATAAGGGGAAGGAGCAAGAACGATGTTCAATACTTCTATGCCCATGATGACAAGAACGAGCCCTCCTATCCAATAGTCGTTCTGATTAATGCAGGCACAGCCTCAGCCGCAGAGATCGTATCCGGGTGTTTGAAGGATCACCACAGGGCCATAATCATGGGTATTAGGAGCTTCGGTAAGGGTTCTGTCCAGTCTATAATACCGTTGGGCGACGGTTCTGCCTTAAGATTGACCACAGCCCGCTATTACACCCCCTCAGGCAAGAGCATCCAGGCCGTTGGCATAAAGCCGGATATTGTCGTGAAGCAGGCCAAGATAGTTGAGGAGGAGTCAAACAGTTACAGCTTAAGGGAGAGTGATTTGATTCACCATCTAAATAACCCTCAGGCCAAGAAGACCAAGAAGACGCTCGATTTTGAAAAGGAGCTTAAAAACGACTATCAGCTTTTGAGGGCTATTGAGCTTATAAAGGCTGAGGATCTGGTATGCAAAACAAGGCAATCCCAATAG